A section of the Dehalobacter sp. DCM genome encodes:
- a CDS encoding AlbA family DNA-binding domain-containing protein: MEKDVYMTISSKTKQLLVRQEGFDVDFKLTVKGIRATDFVAFANSQNGGTILAGVGETEDAHSMQRGRIVGCPVGDQERLYILSKAESCVPPIEVQIIVENYARKPFYRIEIPPGKEKPYSTAGGTYKIRGDGRTNTLLPGRLLTLFMENQSDLFLSRFREATRELGQNMLASEIKFQNELQAIKTLVYQIDDSLEKKNHILMNHLEFLDQKLERFIASAGVQNEV; the protein is encoded by the coding sequence ATGGAAAAAGATGTCTACATGACCATCTCGAGTAAAACAAAACAGCTCTTGGTCCGCCAAGAAGGTTTTGATGTGGATTTCAAATTAACGGTGAAGGGGATTCGGGCAACGGACTTCGTTGCCTTTGCCAACTCCCAAAACGGCGGAACAATCCTGGCCGGTGTCGGAGAAACTGAAGATGCCCATAGTATGCAAAGAGGGCGTATTGTTGGCTGCCCGGTTGGTGATCAAGAGAGGCTTTATATTTTAAGCAAGGCAGAAAGCTGTGTACCGCCGATTGAAGTGCAGATTATCGTTGAAAATTATGCCCGAAAACCGTTCTACCGAATTGAGATTCCTCCCGGCAAAGAGAAACCTTACAGTACAGCCGGGGGCACATATAAGATCAGAGGGGACGGCCGTACCAACACACTGCTTCCCGGAAGGCTTTTAACCCTATTTATGGAAAATCAAAGTGATTTGTTTTTAAGCCGTTTTCGTGAGGCAACAAGAGAATTGGGCCAGAATATGCTTGCGTCGGAAATCAAATTCCAGAATGAGCTTCAGGCGATAAAGACACTGGTATATCAAATTGATGATTCCTTGGAAAAAAAGAACCATATCCTCATGAACCATCTCGAATTCCTTGACCAAAAATTAGAACGATTCATCGCGTCGGCAGGCGTTCAGAATGAGGTATAA
- a CDS encoding GntR family transcriptional regulator — protein sequence MERRLVPVKLDSYKPLREIVLEALREAIVGGVLEPGERLMEIQLAEEMGVSRTPVREAIRKLELEGFVVMVPRRGAYVAGVSHKDVKDVFEIREALEGLAAGLAAEKITDEEIEELERVLHYEKEPDSLEVLVQSDIDFHALLYKASRNERLNQILANLREQTNRFRTTSLAVPGRAKYAIQEHRAIVDAIARHDVEEAQRLAGAHIENAANVMYEALRTRAGNR from the coding sequence ATGGAAAGACGCTTAGTACCCGTTAAATTAGACAGCTATAAGCCATTAAGGGAAATCGTTCTGGAGGCGTTAAGAGAGGCTATCGTCGGCGGGGTTTTAGAACCCGGTGAGCGTTTGATGGAGATCCAACTCGCTGAGGAAATGGGTGTCAGTCGGACACCGGTCAGGGAGGCCATTCGCAAACTTGAACTGGAAGGTTTTGTCGTGATGGTTCCTCGCCGCGGGGCCTATGTCGCTGGTGTTTCCCACAAGGATGTCAAAGATGTCTTTGAGATCAGGGAGGCTTTAGAAGGATTAGCGGCAGGGCTCGCCGCAGAGAAGATCACCGATGAGGAAATTGAAGAACTGGAACGTGTCTTGCATTATGAGAAAGAGCCTGATTCGCTGGAAGTGTTGGTTCAGTCGGATATCGACTTCCATGCGCTTCTATATAAGGCAAGCCGCAACGAAAGGCTTAATCAGATCCTGGCAAACTTGAGAGAACAAACAAATCGCTTTCGGACAACGTCGCTGGCAGTCCCCGGAAGAGCGAAATACGCCATTCAAGAGCACCGAGCGATTGTTGACGCCATTGCGCGGCACGACGTGGAAGAGGCCCAACGCTTGGCAGGCGCTCATATAGAAAACGCTGCCAACGTCATGTATGAAGCACTCAGAACAAGAGCAGGCAACCGGTAG
- the rsmA gene encoding 16S rRNA (adenine(1518)-N(6)/adenine(1519)-N(6))-dimethyltransferase RsmA, with protein MRAKKALGQNFLIDDAVISRIIEEGVPKENIPLVEIGPGPGALTRKLVLKENELWAIELDQEKVELLNREFHADTLHILHMDALKLNVRDLWGDNKGWLVGNLPYYITNPLLMHFLDQGDRLKGMTVMVQKEVADRIGAGPGSRAYGILSIAVQLAADVTPLFDVPPTAFWPQPKVTSTVLKLEMRPYPGFNTDKDVFFRIVRAAFAQRRKTIINTLSGGLGITKEQTKEILERAGIDPGLRAEDIGILDYQKITLIWLSKAK; from the coding sequence GTGCGGGCAAAGAAAGCCTTGGGGCAAAACTTCCTCATTGATGATGCCGTGATTAGCCGGATCATCGAAGAGGGTGTACCCAAGGAGAATATTCCTTTGGTCGAAATTGGGCCGGGGCCCGGTGCATTGACACGGAAGCTGGTATTAAAAGAAAACGAATTATGGGCCATTGAGCTTGATCAGGAAAAAGTCGAACTGTTAAATAGAGAATTCCATGCAGACACGTTGCATATCCTGCATATGGATGCCCTTAAGCTGAATGTGCGCGACTTATGGGGGGACAATAAAGGGTGGCTTGTGGGCAACCTCCCGTATTACATCACTAATCCGCTCCTGATGCATTTCCTTGACCAGGGAGACCGGTTAAAGGGCATGACAGTGATGGTTCAAAAGGAAGTGGCGGATAGAATAGGTGCCGGACCCGGAAGCCGGGCGTATGGTATTTTATCCATTGCTGTCCAACTTGCAGCCGATGTGACCCCGCTCTTTGATGTTCCGCCCACCGCTTTCTGGCCCCAGCCAAAAGTAACCTCCACTGTTTTGAAGTTAGAGATGCGGCCATACCCCGGCTTTAACACAGATAAAGACGTGTTCTTCCGTATCGTGCGAGCGGCTTTTGCCCAACGCAGGAAAACAATCATCAATACCTTATCCGGTGGGCTTGGCATCACGAAGGAACAAACGAAGGAAATCCTCGAAAGAGCCGGCATCGATCCGGGGCTAAGAGCAGAGGATATCGGTATCTTGGATTATCAAAAGATTACCCTTATTTGGTTAAGCAAGGCAAAATAA
- the spoVG gene encoding septation regulator SpoVG, whose translation MEITDVRVRKVNAEGKMKAVVSVTFDNEFVVHDVKVVEGTNGLFVAMPSRKTPEGDFRDIAHPISSAAREKIQTKVLEEYGKGLEG comes from the coding sequence ATGGAGATTACGGACGTCAGAGTTCGAAAGGTGAATGCCGAAGGCAAGATGAAAGCAGTGGTATCAGTCACATTTGACAATGAGTTTGTTGTCCATGACGTAAAGGTTGTTGAAGGAACGAATGGTCTTTTTGTGGCTATGCCCAGTAGGAAGACCCCGGAAGGCGATTTTCGCGATATTGCCCACCCGATTTCATCTGCGGCGAGAGAAAAAATCCAGACAAAGGTATTAGAAGAGTACGGAAAAGGCCTAGAAGGGTAA
- a CDS encoding PRK06851 family protein has protein sequence MKGRIKKVFPGGNTSEGFFSYYSYLLEKGFKRIFVVKGGPGVGKSTLMKKIGKRMAELGYDVEFHYCSSDNQSLDGIAVLDAGIVMVDGTAPHIVDPKYPGGLDEIINMGEYWDSEAMQIHVDQIIASTNEVSRHFKRAYRYLSAAKVIADNMTQSLKLSMDFPVLNKDTLLMEKELFGNIAIQIPENNGVMGRVRHLFSCAYTPDGFVDYTDSILQGISRVYYLGGDFGIGRSTLMQKIAHKAMALGLNTEIYHLPLMPEKIGTLIIAELDIALTSSDHFKENNAIVINLDQYVNKGVAAEIAAQVRSDKELLDDLLKRGIACISQAKQEHDVLEQYYVPYMDFEAVGQKCEEIQSRILDLAQCEAQAASRRIFN, from the coding sequence ATGAAGGGACGTATCAAAAAAGTATTTCCAGGCGGAAATACCTCGGAAGGGTTTTTCTCCTATTATTCCTACCTTCTGGAAAAAGGCTTCAAGAGAATATTTGTCGTAAAAGGGGGCCCGGGCGTCGGCAAATCGACATTGATGAAGAAAATCGGGAAGCGGATGGCAGAATTAGGCTATGATGTCGAATTCCACTACTGTTCATCAGATAATCAATCTTTGGACGGAATTGCTGTTTTAGACGCTGGCATAGTCATGGTTGATGGGACTGCGCCGCATATTGTTGATCCGAAATATCCGGGGGGGCTCGATGAAATCATCAATATGGGAGAATACTGGGACTCGGAGGCTATGCAGATCCATGTTGATCAAATTATTGCTTCCACCAACGAAGTTAGCCGCCACTTTAAACGCGCGTACCGTTATTTGAGCGCAGCGAAAGTGATTGCGGATAATATGACGCAATCCCTTAAACTCAGTATGGATTTTCCTGTACTTAATAAAGATACTCTTTTGATGGAAAAAGAATTGTTTGGAAATATAGCGATTCAAATTCCAGAAAATAATGGGGTCATGGGCAGAGTGCGCCATCTATTTTCCTGTGCCTATACACCGGATGGATTTGTCGATTATACAGACTCTATCTTACAAGGAATCAGTCGGGTCTATTATCTGGGTGGGGATTTTGGCATTGGCAGATCCACATTGATGCAAAAAATAGCCCATAAAGCCATGGCGCTTGGCCTGAATACCGAAATCTATCATTTGCCGCTGATGCCGGAAAAAATCGGGACACTCATCATTGCGGAGCTTGATATAGCGTTAACGTCGAGTGATCATTTTAAGGAAAATAACGCAATAGTCATTAATTTGGATCAGTATGTCAATAAAGGGGTAGCAGCAGAAATTGCCGCTCAGGTACGAAGCGATAAGGAATTGCTCGATGATTTGCTGAAAAGAGGGATTGCTTGCATCTCCCAAGCCAAACAAGAGCATGATGTGCTTGAGCAGTATTATGTCCCCTATATGGACTTTGAAGCAGTCGGACAAAAATGTGAGGAAATTCAAAGCAGAATACTGGATTTAGCCCAATGTGAAGCACAGGCAGCTTCCCGGCGAATTTTTAACTAG
- the purR gene encoding pur operon repressor, translating into MKRTERIIALTEILLSHPNELLTLGFFAERFQTAKSTISEDLAAIKESLCIARKGYLETIPGAAGGIKYTPEIGREEAQKFLDSLAQTLSASDRILPGGFLYMADILYDPHISKKLGLLFASIFRKRNPEAVVTIETKGIPLALMTADALGVPAVVVGHGNKVTEGSSVSINYISGSSERIQTMSLTRKALRTGKRVLVIDDFIKAGGTAKGIMSLMQEFDAQVVGLGILMEDAVWHTSRLVNDYHALLQLEIDTATGNTSVRANRL; encoded by the coding sequence ATGAAAAGAACGGAAAGAATCATTGCCTTGACAGAAATTCTTCTATCTCATCCTAATGAACTCCTGACATTAGGCTTTTTTGCTGAGCGCTTTCAAACCGCTAAATCCACCATCAGTGAAGATTTGGCGGCAATAAAGGAAAGTTTATGTATAGCACGAAAAGGATATCTGGAAACCATCCCCGGCGCAGCCGGAGGCATTAAGTATACGCCGGAAATCGGAAGGGAAGAAGCCCAGAAATTTTTGGATTCATTGGCTCAAACCTTAAGCGCCAGTGATCGAATCCTTCCGGGTGGATTTCTTTACATGGCGGATATTCTCTATGACCCGCATATTTCCAAAAAATTGGGCCTGCTTTTTGCCAGTATTTTTCGCAAGAGAAATCCTGAAGCCGTAGTAACAATCGAAACAAAAGGCATACCCCTTGCCTTGATGACAGCGGATGCACTGGGTGTACCTGCTGTTGTCGTGGGGCATGGAAACAAGGTAACCGAAGGGTCTTCGGTCAGTATCAATTACATATCCGGATCTTCTGAGAGGATCCAAACGATGTCCTTGACGCGAAAGGCATTACGCACCGGAAAAAGGGTTCTCGTAATTGATGATTTTATTAAAGCCGGGGGCACGGCAAAAGGAATCATGAGTCTTATGCAAGAGTTTGATGCCCAGGTCGTCGGATTGGGTATTCTCATGGAGGATGCTGTATGGCATACCTCACGGTTAGTTAACGACTATCATGCGCTGCTCCAGTTGGAAATCGATACTGCAACCGGTAATACATCCGTCAGGGCCAACCGGCTTTAG
- the cphA gene encoding cyanophycin synthetase, with protein sequence MKICHVKAIEGANFFSHHPVICGIVDISQWLGKTTKEVNGFNERLLRVLPSLANHSCSRHKHGGFIERLEEGTFPGHVLEHICIELLALAGENRHYGKTRLYNEEKNEYEVIYEYECKEAGIKAIFLAGAILNKLYFGGEPEVLSSVNKLKRIRSQCMPGPSTQAILNACETRGIPFHRLGNGALYQLGHGRYQRKIQAAMSDTTSCIGVDMASDKQLTRMVLDECLFPVPRGMVVSAEKELLQCFKQINKNVVVKPCRGNQGKGVSINLGTKQELIKAYYHAQKYDSKVIIEEYIAGNNYRLLVIGGKLAAAARRLPPGVIGDGRSTVKELIQLENEHSLRGDGHDNYLSKIVIDPALERELARQGLSLVSVPLAGEKVILRADVNMSTGATAVDVTDRVHPDNIELAVNSSKLLGLDIAGVDMIVEDISKSYREQDGRVIEINAVPGLRMHLLPSEGRARDVGSDIIRMMFPKGNGRVPIISVTGTNGKTTVVRLINNMLQKQKLTVGMTSTEGIFINNKQISSGDHSGPQSAKAILRHPDVQVAVLETARGGILRDGLGYDYADVAVVTNVYEDHLGQHGIETLEDMTKVKSLVAEMVARHSYVVLNADDPQSASLVKNTRGRIIYFSSGLNNRRICKHLAIGGTAIIADGGKIKVCRGTECIPVCSLHHIPMTWAGKAAHHVYNVLAAVAAFYALGYTPDQIRKSVAGFGQVAEDNPGRLEYYDVGDFKVILDYGHNPAGVREIVNTLKQVKHRRMIGCIGIPGDRPDSIVRKLAREAAGGFDFLIIKEDSELRGRKKGEIAGILYDEVLKEKKQPEALAIVLDETEAFHQALDLAMPGDIVVIFYEKADSLRKIIADRQNKNISIAESSGDRL encoded by the coding sequence ATGAAAATATGCCATGTTAAGGCGATAGAAGGCGCCAATTTTTTCAGTCATCACCCGGTGATCTGCGGAATCGTTGACATTTCGCAATGGCTGGGAAAGACAACGAAGGAAGTAAACGGCTTTAATGAACGGTTACTTCGGGTGCTGCCATCGTTGGCCAATCATAGCTGTTCGCGCCATAAGCATGGGGGTTTTATTGAACGATTGGAAGAGGGCACTTTTCCTGGCCATGTCCTTGAACATATCTGTATCGAGTTACTGGCGCTTGCCGGAGAAAACAGGCACTACGGCAAAACCCGGCTATATAATGAGGAAAAAAATGAATATGAGGTCATCTATGAATATGAATGCAAAGAGGCCGGTATAAAAGCCATTTTCCTCGCCGGAGCTATCCTGAATAAATTGTATTTCGGTGGTGAGCCCGAGGTTCTGTCATCTGTCAATAAATTAAAGCGCATTCGATCCCAATGCATGCCCGGACCATCGACTCAGGCTATTCTCAACGCCTGTGAAACCCGAGGCATACCCTTTCATCGCCTAGGTAACGGCGCACTGTATCAACTGGGGCACGGCCGGTACCAACGGAAAATTCAGGCAGCCATGAGTGATACAACCAGCTGTATCGGGGTCGATATGGCAAGTGATAAGCAGCTGACCCGGATGGTACTGGATGAATGCCTGTTTCCGGTGCCTCGGGGTATGGTTGTTTCCGCGGAGAAAGAGCTGTTGCAATGCTTTAAGCAAATCAATAAAAACGTCGTCGTCAAGCCGTGTCGCGGCAACCAGGGCAAAGGTGTTTCCATTAATCTGGGTACGAAGCAGGAGCTTATTAAAGCCTACTATCATGCTCAAAAATATGATTCAAAGGTGATTATCGAAGAATATATTGCGGGCAATAATTATCGCTTATTGGTTATCGGCGGTAAACTTGCCGCAGCAGCCCGGAGGTTGCCTCCCGGTGTCATTGGAGACGGAAGATCCACGGTCAAGGAATTGATTCAACTGGAAAATGAACATTCTCTCCGGGGAGACGGTCATGATAATTATTTATCAAAGATAGTTATCGATCCCGCGTTGGAACGTGAACTGGCAAGACAAGGCTTATCCTTGGTATCCGTTCCCCTTGCAGGGGAAAAAGTCATTCTGCGTGCGGATGTTAATATGAGTACGGGAGCAACTGCCGTTGATGTGACAGATCGGGTACACCCGGATAATATTGAACTCGCGGTCAACTCCTCTAAATTATTAGGACTTGATATTGCCGGAGTGGATATGATAGTTGAAGACATCAGCAAATCCTACCGGGAGCAGGACGGTCGCGTCATCGAAATTAATGCCGTACCCGGGTTACGGATGCATCTCCTTCCCAGTGAAGGAAGAGCACGTGACGTCGGATCGGATATCATCAGAATGATGTTTCCAAAGGGCAACGGCAGGGTACCCATCATCTCGGTCACGGGAACCAACGGGAAGACAACGGTAGTTCGGCTTATAAATAACATGCTCCAAAAGCAAAAGCTTACCGTGGGGATGACATCCACAGAAGGAATCTTTATTAATAACAAGCAGATAAGCTCGGGCGATCATAGCGGACCCCAAAGCGCAAAAGCAATATTGCGTCATCCGGATGTACAAGTTGCTGTTCTGGAAACGGCACGGGGGGGTATTCTTCGTGACGGGCTAGGGTATGATTACGCCGATGTCGCTGTCGTAACTAATGTATATGAGGACCACCTGGGGCAGCACGGGATTGAAACGTTGGAGGACATGACCAAGGTAAAAAGTTTGGTGGCTGAAATGGTAGCGCGGCACAGCTATGTCGTCTTAAATGCTGACGATCCGCAATCAGCGTCGTTGGTAAAAAATACCCGGGGGCGGATAATCTATTTCAGCAGCGGGCTTAATAACAGAAGGATATGCAAGCATTTGGCGATTGGGGGAACCGCCATCATTGCGGATGGGGGAAAAATAAAGGTATGCAGGGGTACGGAATGCATTCCTGTATGCAGTCTCCACCATATTCCAATGACCTGGGCAGGAAAAGCGGCGCATCATGTTTACAATGTGCTCGCTGCAGTAGCTGCCTTTTATGCGTTGGGTTATACACCGGATCAGATCCGGAAATCTGTAGCAGGATTTGGACAGGTTGCCGAGGATAATCCAGGCCGATTAGAATATTATGACGTCGGGGATTTTAAGGTTATTTTAGATTATGGACATAACCCGGCCGGTGTTAGAGAAATCGTCAATACGCTCAAGCAAGTTAAACACCGCAGAATGATCGGGTGTATTGGCATTCCGGGTGATCGTCCTGATTCTATCGTCAGGAAGCTGGCAAGAGAAGCTGCTGGGGGGTTCGACTTCCTGATCATCAAAGAGGATTCGGAACTTAGAGGACGAAAAAAAGGAGAAATTGCCGGAATTCTTTATGATGAGGTGCTAAAAGAAAAAAAACAGCCGGAGGCATTAGCCATTGTCCTTGATGAAACAGAAGCGTTTCACCAGGCATTGGATTTAGCAATGCCTGGTGATATTGTTGTTATCTTTTACGAGAAGGCCGACAGTCTCAGAAAAATCATTGCCGATAGACAGAACAAAAATATTTCTATAGCAGAAAGTAGTGGAGATAGGCTATAA
- the yabG gene encoding sporulation peptidase YabG — MFKIGDIVARRSYNQDLFLRIIGINKNKLKKTAVLGGINYRLIADAAFDDLILKDDKQLIYYNLADSQEVYKKYRKVAFERKFKVEEEYFQLPGKILHLDGDADYLEQCLKTYKQLGLQAKGICKSEAEQPKIIAKALRDNPVDILVLTGHDSLLKGKKDYKNLDNYRSSAYFVQSVIEARRIQPNKDQLVIFAGGCQSNFEAIIDAGANFASSPKRMLIHALDPVFIVESIAFTPIDSMVSIKEIINHTVTGLDGVGGIETRGQLRKGYPRVEY; from the coding sequence TTGTTTAAGATTGGAGATATTGTAGCCCGCCGTTCTTATAATCAGGATTTATTTTTAAGGATAATTGGAATCAATAAAAATAAGTTAAAGAAAACGGCGGTTCTCGGGGGGATTAATTATCGGTTGATCGCCGATGCTGCTTTTGATGATCTGATTCTTAAAGATGATAAACAACTAATCTATTATAATCTCGCGGATTCGCAGGAAGTCTATAAGAAATACCGCAAAGTGGCCTTTGAACGAAAATTTAAGGTGGAAGAAGAGTATTTTCAGTTACCGGGGAAAATCCTTCATCTGGATGGTGATGCGGACTATCTTGAACAGTGTCTTAAAACCTATAAGCAGTTAGGTTTGCAGGCCAAAGGAATTTGCAAATCGGAAGCGGAGCAGCCCAAGATTATCGCGAAAGCGCTTAGAGATAACCCAGTGGATATCTTAGTTCTAACGGGGCATGATTCTCTGCTTAAAGGAAAAAAAGACTATAAAAATCTGGATAATTATCGGAGCTCTGCTTATTTCGTCCAATCGGTAATTGAGGCCCGACGCATCCAGCCCAACAAAGATCAGCTGGTTATATTTGCCGGTGGCTGTCAGTCTAATTTCGAAGCGATCATTGACGCAGGCGCGAATTTTGCTTCTTCACCGAAAAGGATGCTCATTCATGCGTTGGATCCCGTCTTTATTGTCGAAAGTATTGCCTTTACCCCCATAGACAGTATGGTTTCAATAAAAGAAATAATAAATCATACTGTCACTGGCTTAGACGGTGTGGGCGGCATCGAAACACGGGGGCAATTAAGAAAAGGCTATCCAAGAGTAGAATATTAA
- a CDS encoding type II toxin-antitoxin system Phd/YefM family antitoxin, with amino-acid sequence MDLRRVFDCMISVSELGRGQASKVIQAVEDEGNPYIIVKNNKPQAVIISINEYTELMRLRDEYTSQTMPSEIYPHTFHDRYSPMKMNTLSDDEINIFLENEEND; translated from the coding sequence ATGGATTTGCGGCGGGTATTTGACTGTATGATTTCCGTTTCTGAATTAGGGCGGGGACAAGCTTCAAAAGTGATTCAGGCGGTTGAAGACGAGGGCAATCCATATATTATTGTTAAGAACAATAAACCCCAGGCTGTGATTATTTCCATTAATGAATATACTGAGCTGATGCGTCTGAGGGATGAGTATACTTCGCAAACTATGCCATCTGAAATCTACCCGCATACCTTCCATGATCGTTACTCTCCGATGAAAATGAACACGCTTTCTGACGATGAAATAAATATCTTTCTTGAAAATGAAGAAAATGATTAA
- a CDS encoding toprim domain-containing protein, producing the protein MENQDNEFVVKDRTELDFKPLIVVEGKNDAHAVRRALGKVDVLWTEGFGLTEEKLAYIAEMAERCGVVVCTDPDFPGTQIRDRINRRVPKVKHVYLSKAIARNEKNNDIGLENVSPEEIRKAFAKVLEDQQKSPFVPDANPPGTVPDGLIAMADLLELDLAGQAGSSQKRALLGKILGIGDTNAKQFIFRANRFRITKADLYKAAEQLEKG; encoded by the coding sequence TTGGAGAATCAAGATAACGAATTTGTAGTAAAAGATCGTACCGAATTGGACTTTAAGCCACTCATCGTGGTTGAAGGGAAAAATGATGCGCATGCTGTCAGGCGGGCACTGGGCAAGGTTGATGTATTATGGACGGAGGGGTTTGGACTCACGGAAGAGAAACTTGCCTATATAGCTGAAATGGCCGAGAGATGCGGTGTCGTCGTATGCACCGATCCGGACTTTCCAGGAACACAAATCAGAGACCGTATCAACAGAAGGGTGCCTAAAGTCAAACACGTCTACTTATCCAAGGCAATTGCCCGCAATGAGAAAAATAACGATATAGGCTTAGAAAATGTCTCTCCGGAGGAAATACGGAAGGCCTTTGCCAAGGTACTTGAAGACCAGCAGAAATCGCCCTTCGTACCGGATGCCAATCCACCGGGTACCGTGCCGGATGGACTCATTGCAATGGCGGATCTGCTGGAATTAGATTTAGCAGGACAAGCAGGATCATCGCAAAAACGGGCGTTGCTGGGAAAGATATTAGGAATCGGGGATACCAATGCCAAGCAGTTTATTTTCAGAGCCAACCGGTTTAGGATAACCAAGGCAGACCTCTATAAAGCTGCCGAACAGTTGGAAAAGGGATGA
- the ispE gene encoding 4-(cytidine 5'-diphospho)-2-C-methyl-D-erythritol kinase — protein MKELSMNMLAPAKINLALAITDKRPDGYHGLETIFQTVALYDRVNVAFKGKGISCFCGELSGNINLAYQAARTFLEVYEAMGFGHIPGVEITIEKQIPMQAGLAGGSSDAATVLIAINQLAGNPLTYEQLLECAKKCGSDTAYCLRGGTQWGEGTGTILEELPPAPEMDILLVKPRQGVSTAEAYRLFDDQGRFANLEKDVWFDVLRSADVPRIGQLLANNLESAVFKLVPEISTLKALLLEGGCMGALMSGSGSAVFGIIKDVEQGEKMRRILLDEGFNHHWLVKTIRARNI, from the coding sequence ATGAAAGAATTATCGATGAACATGCTGGCACCGGCCAAGATAAATCTTGCGTTGGCCATCACGGACAAACGGCCTGACGGATATCATGGCCTCGAAACAATTTTTCAGACGGTAGCATTATATGACCGCGTGAATGTTGCGTTCAAAGGAAAAGGAATATCCTGCTTCTGCGGCGAATTAAGCGGAAATATAAACCTTGCTTATCAGGCGGCGAGGACATTCTTAGAAGTGTACGAGGCTATGGGATTTGGACATATTCCCGGAGTCGAGATTACGATTGAAAAGCAAATTCCAATGCAAGCCGGCTTGGCGGGAGGAAGTAGTGATGCGGCAACGGTTCTGATTGCCATTAATCAATTAGCAGGCAATCCTTTAACGTACGAACAGCTATTGGAATGTGCAAAAAAATGCGGTTCAGACACTGCTTATTGCCTCCGAGGGGGAACGCAATGGGGTGAAGGAACCGGAACCATTTTGGAAGAATTGCCGCCCGCGCCCGAGATGGATATATTGCTTGTCAAACCGCGGCAAGGGGTTAGTACTGCGGAAGCTTATCGTTTGTTCGATGATCAGGGACGATTCGCTAACCTGGAAAAAGATGTGTGGTTCGATGTACTGCGGTCGGCGGATGTCCCGCGCATCGGGCAATTATTAGCAAATAATCTGGAAAGTGCTGTGTTTAAACTTGTTCCTGAGATTTCCACCTTAAAAGCATTGTTGCTGGAAGGAGGCTGCATGGGGGCTTTGATGTCCGGAAGCGGTTCAGCTGTTTTTGGCATTATCAAAGACGTCGAACAAGGGGAAAAAATGCGCAGGATTCTATTGGATGAAGGATTCAATCACCATTGGCTGGTAAAGACGATCCGAGCCCGTAATATTTAG
- a CDS encoding cyanophycinase: protein MTEHINGNLLIIGGAEDKKNECKILRYFFNEAGGKDAKICVITAASEQAEQVGRTYEELFRGFGCKDLVIINIEDREYAALDHNLDKIASSSGIFFTGGDQLRITAMIGGTPLGTALQHGYEHGIIIAGTSAGASVMSDTMIIGGQGDTPGEDLIQMAPGLGFLKGVIVDQHFAQRGRIGRLLTAVSLNPYFLGMGIDEDTSVHIRGNATLQIIGRGTVLIADASVASICNVDDINNGKPLAIAPVKVHVLCEGWEFDIARRTSTCRGEQKAK from the coding sequence ATGACTGAGCATATTAACGGAAATCTGCTTATTATCGGCGGTGCTGAGGATAAGAAGAATGAATGTAAAATTCTTAGATATTTTTTCAATGAAGCCGGGGGAAAAGACGCAAAGATATGTGTCATCACAGCCGCTTCTGAACAAGCAGAGCAGGTTGGCAGAACGTATGAGGAGCTATTCAGAGGATTTGGCTGTAAGGATTTGGTTATTATCAATATTGAGGATAGAGAATATGCCGCATTGGATCACAATTTAGATAAAATCGCCAGTTCCAGCGGCATTTTCTTTACCGGCGGCGATCAATTACGCATAACGGCAATGATTGGGGGGACGCCCCTGGGAACGGCTCTCCAGCATGGCTATGAGCACGGTATTATTATAGCCGGCACCAGTGCAGGGGCTTCCGTGATGTCGGATACGATGATTATCGGCGGCCAGGGGGATACCCCGGGGGAAGATTTGATTCAAATGGCCCCCGGGTTAGGTTTCTTAAAAGGCGTCATTGTTGATCAGCACTTTGCCCAGAGAGGCAGAATTGGTAGGTTACTCACAGCCGTATCGTTGAATCCGTATTTCCTGGGTATGGGGATCGATGAAGATACATCTGTCCATATTCGAGGCAACGCAACGCTGCAGATAATAGGTCGGGGTACCGTACTGATAGCGGATGCATCCGTGGCTTCCATTTGCAACGTGGACGATATCAATAACGGGAAACCGCTGGCCATTGCTCCGGTGAAAGTGCATGTTTTGTGTGAAGGGTGGGAATTCGATATTGCCCGCCGTACCAGTACATGCCGGGGTGAGCAAAAGGCGAAATGA